Within the Armatimonadota bacterium genome, the region GGCGGTCCACCACTTACAGTCTTCGCTGGGCTCCCCACGGTTGCCGATCACAATGTGGCCCGTGGAACGCCGCGGCAGGGCGCCGGGGTAGCTGATGGTGGCGCACCGCAGGCCCTGGCGCGAAAGGGCGTCCCACATGAACTCTGCTTCGCACACCTGCGAATCGAACGCATTCACGCGGTCGGTGAAGGGGGCGCCGGGCTGGTGCAGCAGGAAGTCCGAGATGCCATGAGTGACAGGCTTGGCGCCGGTGGCCACCGAGGCCCAGTTGCCGGGGGTTACAGCCGCCGGGAAGGGGAGGGCCGCGGCGTGGGCGCCCCGCGCCATTAGGCGCGCGAGGTTGGGCAGGCGCCCCGACCGCGCCCCCTCGAACATCGTATAAGGCACGGCGCCGTCGAGGCCGAGGACGATGGATCGAATCATAACCGCAAGCTCCTGGCGAAGGAATGGTAGGTATGCATTTGGCGACGACGGCGGC harbors:
- a CDS encoding alkaline phosphatase family protein, which encodes MIRSIVLGLDGAVPYTMFEGARSGRLPNLARLMARGAHAAALPFPAAVTPGNWASVATGAKPVTHGISDFLLHQPGAPFTDRVNAFDSQVCEAEFMWDALSRQGLRCATISYPGALPRRSTGHIVIGNRGEPSEDCKWWTA